Proteins co-encoded in one Streptomyces roseochromogenus subsp. oscitans DS 12.976 genomic window:
- a CDS encoding DNA-processing protein DprA has translation MDQELERAALVALLRRGDRLWSEVTDQVETVGSARDVLEDSLDLSGQGALFGAGPSVDLEKVAAEIADWDREGMRLVTILDHDYPLYLRLVHQRPPLLFLRGTTADDDLRVAVVGTRTPTPEGVAHARAIAGGLAERGVTVVSGLAAGIDTAAHGSALAAGGRTVAVIGTGLRHVYPAQNARLQREIAEKGLLISQFWPDAPPSKTSFPMRNAVMSGYSLATVVIEAAYRSGARMQARLALEHGRRVFLMRSLMSHEWAREYATRPNTTVIDGPEDVFRHLDSLVPTTGELTWT, from the coding sequence ATGGACCAGGAACTGGAGCGAGCCGCTCTCGTCGCCCTGCTGCGGCGCGGTGATCGCCTGTGGTCCGAGGTCACCGACCAGGTGGAGACGGTCGGCAGCGCCCGGGATGTTCTTGAAGACTCACTCGATCTCTCGGGACAGGGAGCGCTCTTCGGCGCCGGGCCCTCTGTCGATCTGGAGAAGGTCGCGGCGGAGATCGCCGACTGGGATCGTGAGGGCATGCGGCTGGTCACGATCCTCGACCATGACTATCCGCTCTATCTGCGGCTGGTCCATCAGCGTCCCCCTCTCCTCTTCCTCCGGGGGACGACGGCCGACGACGACCTGCGCGTCGCTGTCGTCGGCACCCGCACGCCCACTCCGGAGGGCGTCGCCCACGCCCGTGCGATCGCGGGTGGTCTCGCCGAGCGCGGTGTCACCGTCGTCAGCGGGCTGGCGGCAGGCATCGACACCGCCGCGCATGGCAGTGCTCTGGCCGCCGGTGGCCGAACCGTCGCCGTGATCGGTACCGGTCTGCGCCACGTCTACCCGGCTCAGAATGCACGACTCCAGCGGGAGATCGCCGAAAAGGGGCTGCTGATCTCGCAGTTCTGGCCGGACGCCCCTCCCTCGAAGACGTCCTTCCCCATGCGCAACGCGGTGATGAGCGGTTACAGCCTGGCCACCGTCGTGATCGAGGCCGCGTACCGCAGCGGTGCCCGGATGCAGGCCCGACTCGCGCTGGAGCACGGCCGCCGGGTGTTCCTCATGCGCTCGCTGATGTCCCATGAATGGGCGAGGGAGTACGCCACCAGGCCCAACACGACCGTCATCGACGGCCCGGAGGACGTCTTCCGCCACCTCGACTCCCTCGTCCCCACCACGGGCGAGCTGACCTGGACCTGA